The genomic interval CGAACGAACATATGGCGTTCATCTCTCGACGGGACACCAGCCCTGGTTGCGAAACCACTAGGCGCCCACTGCGAGAGCGGCGTTCGGCCGATTCGTCGCAAATCCGCTGCTTCGTTCGCGGCGCTCCGTTGCTGTGCCTTCAAGACTGTTTCCGCTGGATTCACGGGCGCACTCGCGATCGAGGAAAATGCGCTGTCCGTCGCAGTGTAAAAAGCGGTTGTAAAAACGGCTAACCATTGTAGGCCTTACACTTTTCTCCCTTCCCGACGCGCGACACCGCTTTAGATCATAAAAAAACCGGGCGTCAACACGTGGCGCGAATCGTGCTGAAAGCGAAATCAGAAGTTATCGCTCGATCGCGCACTTATGTGCGAAATCACACAAAGGAGTAAAGCATGGAAACAGGCACCGTTCAAAACTGGGGCGACGCGTTCATGACATCGATAACCGGCGCGCTTGCGGTCTTCATGGCGGCAATCCCGAAGATCATCGCTTTCATCCTGATTCTGGTTATCGGCTGGTTCATCGCCAGCCTGATCGCCAAAGTCGTGGCGGCGCTGTTGCACAAGGTCAAGTTCAACCAGCTTGCGGAGCGCGCGGGAATCGCCGGGTTCATGCAGAGCATGGGCACCGATGCCTCGGGTTTTTTCGCCGACATCGTGAAGTGGTTTATCCGGCTCATCACGCTGGTCGTTGCGTTCGACGCCCTTGGGCTGCCCGCGGTGTCGCAATTCGTGCAGCAGGTGCTGCTGTGGATTCCGAATCTGATCGTCGCGATGGTGGTGCTGGTCATCGGCGGGATCGCCGCGCAGGCGCTCTCCAAATTAGTCAAAGGGACAGCCGAAAAAGCCGGCATCGGCAATCCTGCTGTCATGGCGACCATCGCCAGCGTCGGCGTTTGGGCGTTCGCCATCATCATCGCGGTCAACCAGCTCGGCATCGGCGAAGCGCTGGTCAACACGCTGTTCATGGCGACAGTCGGCGCGGTGGCGTTGGCGATCGGCCTCGCGTTCGGGTTGGGCGGAAAAGAAACCGCCGGCAAGATGGTCGCGGAGTTGTACAGCAAAGGCAAGGAAGCGGCGCCGAAAGCGGCGGCGGTTGCGGATGCCGCGAAACAGCAGGGTCAGCAGATGAAAGAGCAGACGAAGCACGAAGCGCAGCAGATAAGATCAGTGCCTTACAGCGGTTCGGAACGACGCAGGAATTTAAGCGCGAGTTATACGGGTAAGGAGCGGCGCGCGGCCTAGCGGTCTCAGTTTCGAATGCGCAAAGGCCAGCGCCGGAGAATTTAACGCGGTTTCACTGTATCCAACTGGAGATTACGATGAAAAAAGTCACTGCGGTCCTTCTATTTTCGTTCATCACCATGACTATCACGGGATGCGCTATGAACCCGTTCGCGGATGACAACATCTACGGAACCAGAGATACGGCAAAAGATACCGATCCGACCACCAAATCCGGTACCGGCGGGAGATCGACCAAGGATTCCGATCCGACCAGCGGCGGACGCGGCGCGAAATAGCTGGAGCCGCTCTCGCATTGACGACGCGGGATTGCCGCGTCGGCGGGCGCGCGGACACGTTACCGCGACAGCGGCGGTTTGCGGGGAGCGCGGACACGTACCGCGAAGCGGCCGTTTGCGGGGAGCGCGCCAAGCCCCGCCTCCCGCCCCGGATCGCTGCGCGAACGCCGTGTCGGCGGGGCCTCCCCTCGCAAAGACAACTGTCATTGCGAGCGGCCTTCAGCCCGGGCTTGAACCGGGGGAAGCACCCTGGTTTGTTGTTCTCGACTCTCATTGCAACCTGCCTTGAACCCTGAGCGAAGGAGAAAACCATGAACGAGCAAGTCAAAGAGCTTTTGTATCAAATGCTGGAAACCGAGTTGGGAGGCGTGCAGGTTTATACGACCGCCTTGCAGTGCGTGGTCAATAAAGACTTGAAGGAAGAATGGACAAAGTATCTCGAACAGACGACGCATCACGTGGAAGTCGTCCAGGATCTATTCGAGAAGCTCGGCCTGGACGCGGCACAGCAAACACCGGGACGCCAGGTGGTTCACCATCTCGGCGAAGGGCTGGTGAAGGCGATGCAAATGGCGAAGCAAAGCGGCAAGCCGGAAGCGGCCGAACTGGTCGCCTGCGAATGCGTGGTGCTCGCCGAGACCAAGGACCATCAAAACTGGGAATTGCTGACCAAGTGCGCCGAGAAAGCCAAGGGCGACGAGAAGAAGCTGTTGACAGCCGCGACCGACGAGGTCGAGGACGAGGAAGACGAACACATCTATCACAGCAAAGGCTGGTGCCGCGAATTGTGGATTAAATCGCTCGGAATGCCCGCGGTGCTGCCGCCTCCGGAAGAAGAGAAAGACGTGAAGACCGCTATCGGCGCGGCGCGCGCGGAAAAAGCGCGCGGGACAATGCTGTGAGCGGGCTGCTGTGAGCGGACGGAATGGCCTTCGACAGGCCTGTTCTTGAGTAAAGCCGAAGGGCTCAGGCCGAACGGAGATATATCAGTTAAGTGCCGTTCGTGCTGAGCTTGTCGAAGCATGAATGGCCTTCGAGGAACCTCAGGCCGACCGTCCCGCGCTGCTGAGTAAGGTTGGAAAGGTAAGGCATGCCAAAGTTTTTTGAAGACGAAAGCGCCCAGGAAAATCTGTCGAAATCCTTGTTGGCGGCGGCCCGGGGCGTGGACGAAACGGGCAACCAGACCGTCATTCCGGTCGTGCGGGAAGAGCTTGTCGTCAGCAAGCGCGTAGTCGAAACGGGGCAAGGCATACGCGTCACCAAAACCGTTTCGGAACGCGAGGAGATCGTCGACGAGTTGCTGGCCCGGGACGATGTCGTCTTCGAGCGCGTCAGCCTCAACCAGGTTGTCGCCGCCACGGAAATTCCGGACGTCCGCTACGAAGGCGAAACCATGATCGTGCCGATACTGGAAGAAATTCTGGTCGTCGAGAAACGCACGATTTTGAAAGAAGAGCTGCGCATCAGTCGCAGGCATTACGAGGTTCGCGAACCGCAACGCGTCGTTCTTCGGTCGGAAGAAGTCTCGATCGAGCAGTTCGACGAACGTTCCAGCGATGCGGTCGAGCCTCCGGGCAACACCGGGATCAACGATTGATCCATTTAAAATGAAGCTGTCATTTTACGAAAGGAATTCATCATGGAAAAAACATTGGTAGCCGTATTTGACAATCAAAGCGAAGCGCAACAAGCGCTCGATGCCCTGACCAATAAAGGTTTTTCGAGCAGCAATGCGCGCATCGCCTCGGCTGAAAGTCTCGGCTATAGCGCCGAAAGCGCGAGCGCGAGCCGGCCGGATCAGGAGGAATCGTTCGGCGACAAGATCGCCAACTTTTTCGGTTTCGGCGATCAGGACGAAACCTATACCGAAGCGGTGCGGCGCGGCAGCTACGTCCTCACCGTCGATGCGGCGAGCGACGATGAAGCCGAGCGCGCCGCGGATATCATCGATGAGTTCGACCCGGTCGATATCGATGAGCGCGAAGCCTCGTGGCGCGAAAGCGGCTGGCAGGGTTCGCAGGCGGCCGGCACGGCGTTGCGAGGCGGCAACGAAGGATCCAGGATTCCGATTATCGAAGAGCAAATGACAGTCGGCAAACGCGAGTTGCAGCGCGGCGGCATACGGGTGCATACACGCGTCACCGAAACGCCGGTCGAGGAAACCGTCAATTTGCGCGAGGAGCACGCGACCGTGAAGCGCCGGCCGGTGGATCGCGCCGCGACCGATTCCGACAAGGCTTTCAAAGACCAGTCGTTCGAGGTTCGCGGTACTGCCGAGGAGGCTGTTGTCGGCAAAACTTCACGCGTTGTCGAGGAAGTGGTGATCGGCAAGGAAAGCAGCACGCGCGATCAGACCGTCAAGGGCAACGTGCGCAAAACCGATGTCGACGTCGAGCAACTCGGGCAGGGCTCGGGCAACGGGTCGTCGAAATCGGGTCGTTACGGCGGCCCGGAACGGCGCATGAACTCCGGCGCGAGTTACCGCGGCGAAGAGCGCCGCGCGGCTTAATTGACGTTAAGGGGGTGGCGAAGCCGCCCCTCTCAATTGACGAGCGTCGCGAAAGCAGTGGCGCAATATGCGGACGTCTCACGGCGCGCCCCGCGTAGAAGCCAGGCACGACCTCAGCGTCGCGCACACGCTGTGCAAATGAACGACATGCGCGCCCGAACGCAACCGAATGAGAAAGTTGTGAGGAAGGAGAAGTGATGAAAAAAGCAATCTATCTCGCGCTCGGCGGCTATGTCTGGCGTTGGCTGCAAAAACGCAGGGCAAGCAGAAAAGCCGGTCGTCGCATATGAAGTCCGCCATCGGGCGTGAGCTTAGTCGCCTACGCCGTCATGGCGCATGGCGGCTTTCTGGGTCTGGGCGAAAAGCTGATTCCGATTCCGTGGAACCGCCTGCGCCGCACCGCCGACGGCGAAGTCTTTGTGATTGACGTTGACGAGAAAACGCTCGACAAAATCGCCGGCTTCGACAAGGACAACTGGCCGTCGAAAGAAGCCGCCAATGGCTTTTGGCAAAAGCCATAAACGCAGGAAGGAGACACGATTGATTTTACGCAACGGTGCAGGAAGCTAACGCACGGAAGCGAATTGTCTCTGAAAAAATTGCTTATCGGCGAACTCATCGGCGCGCTGTGCACTGTTTTGGCGTTCTCGCCCGCGATCGCGGCAGTGCGAGCGCCGCTGGGTTTTTTTGGCATCGAACCCGAACCGCTGACAGACGAGATCGACACCGCGCGGCCGAGCTTCAGCACGAGCCCGGTTCCGCTCGCGGCGGGTCATTTGCAAATCGAATCCGGCGTGCAACTCAGCAAAATCGATAGCGACGACGAGGATGTGACGCTCCCATTCGCGCTGTTGCGCGCGGGGCTGGCGAAGAACCTCGAATTGCAGTTGGGCTGGGACGGCTACTCCGATGCCGGGGTGGGCGATCGATCGTTCAAAGGCGGAACCGATACGACTGTCGCGCTCAAGACGCAATTGACCGGGCAGAGCGGCGCGCTTCCCGCGCTCGGCCTGCTTGGGCAAGTGTCGTTACCGACGGGGGCGGGGAATAAAACATCGGATTCGGTCGATCCGTCTCTCGGCTTGCTGTGGACTTACGATGTGGCGAACGCGGGGTATTTCGGCACGGCGCTCGTCACCTCGACCACCGATGACGATGATGACCGGATAGGACAGTCCGGCATAGGCGCCGGTATCGGGGTCCCGCTGGCGGATCGGTTGCGCGCCTACGTCGAATACTTCGGCATCTTCACCCGGCATGAAGCTCCCGAGCACAATGCCAATGCCGGCGTCATTTACGTCTTCACCCACAATATGGCGCTGGACGCCGTTATCGGCGGCGGGCTGAACGCTGCCGCTCCGGACTTTTACGTCGGTGCTGGCGCCAGCCTTCGATGGTAGTTCGCGGCGATGGGAAACCTTGTCGGATGGCGCAGGATCTTCGGCAAAAGCCATCGCGGGGGATGATCGGAAACCCGGTTAACACTACGATTCCGGGACCGGGGATGCGCGTCCTATCGACTGATATCCGCGGAAGTATCGCCGCCATGCGACTGGAAACTCATGTGCCCACGCTGTTGCACATACGCTACATACCAAAAGATTTTTGTGGCAATGCCGCACCGCTTTGGCGTAATCTGGCTATCCCACGTCTGCATTAAGAAGAAGGAGATTCCGATGCGAAGAATCAGTCTGTTGACAGTGATTGGCGTCGCGGCGGCGACTGCTCCCTTGATCTCCCATAGCCAGGCCGTTTACGAGCCTGAGCGCTATTTCGATAACCGCTGGTACATCACGCCATCTGTCAACATGGTTATCCCGGACGACGAGCGCAACGCCGATGTCGGCGGCGCCGTCGGCCTGGCAATCGGTCGTCCGATCAATCCGTATCTGAATTTCGAGCTTCGCTCGCTCTACGAGAAACTCGATGGCGAATCCGGCGGGCCCGGAGACTACCATAACTGGAGTTTCGGCGCGGACGCGCAATGGTTTTTTCTGGGACGCGAGGGTGTGGGCAAGCAGGATCAGCTGCAGCCTTACTTCCTGCTTGGCGGCGGCGGCATCAGGGACGACGTTCCTGCCGAAGACAAATGGAGTGTGTACGGCAACGTAGGCGCGGGTGTCGTAGCGCCTTTGGGAGACTGGGCCCGCCTCGTGCTGGACGCGCGTTATCGCTGGGATAGCAATCGCGGAAATATCGCGACGGGCGGAAATTTCGACGATTTTCTGGTCGGTCTGGGCTTGCAGATTCCGCTGGGCCCAAAGCCGCTTGTAGCGGAGGCGCCGAAACCAGCGCCAGCGGCTGAGCCCCCGCCACCCGAACCGGCGCCGGAACCGGAACCAGCTCCGCCCCCGCCACCGCCGCCTGCGCCGAAGGTCACGCGTTTCGAAATCGAGACCGACGGCACGTTCCAGTTCGACAAGGCCGTGCTGACCGCGGAGGGCAAAAAACGGATCGATGATTTCGTCAACACAGCGCAGATCTCAGGCGGGACGTTCAATTCGATCGTCATTATCGGACACACCGATCCGCTGGGGTCCGAGGTTTATAACAAGAAACTCTCCCTGCAGAGAGCGAACGCAGTGCGTGATTACATCACCAGTCGCGGTGTTTCGGCCAGCGACATTCGCGTCGAAGGACGCGGCGAGAGCGGGCTCAAGATCACGGCAGCCGAATGCAAGGCAAAAGGTCAGGCCAAGACCCGCGCTGCGCTCATCAAGTGTTTCCAGCCGAACAGGCGCGTGGACGTCGACGTCGAGGC from Burkholderiales bacterium carries:
- a CDS encoding small-conductance mechanosensitive ion channel; amino-acid sequence: METGTVQNWGDAFMTSITGALAVFMAAIPKIIAFILILVIGWFIASLIAKVVAALLHKVKFNQLAERAGIAGFMQSMGTDASGFFADIVKWFIRLITLVVAFDALGLPAVSQFVQQVLLWIPNLIVAMVVLVIGGIAAQALSKLVKGTAEKAGIGNPAVMATIASVGVWAFAIIIAVNQLGIGEALVNTLFMATVGAVALAIGLAFGLGGKETAGKMVAELYSKGKEAAPKAAAVADAAKQQGQQMKEQTKHEAQQIRSVPYSGSERRRNLSASYTGKERRAA
- a CDS encoding YsnF/AvaK domain-containing protein, which encodes MPKFFEDESAQENLSKSLLAAARGVDETGNQTVIPVVREELVVSKRVVETGQGIRVTKTVSEREEIVDELLARDDVVFERVSLNQVVAATEIPDVRYEGETMIVPILEEILVVEKRTILKEELRISRRHYEVREPQRVVLRSEEVSIEQFDERSSDAVEPPGNTGIND
- a CDS encoding DUF2382 domain-containing protein, yielding MEKTLVAVFDNQSEAQQALDALTNKGFSSSNARIASAESLGYSAESASASRPDQEESFGDKIANFFGFGDQDETYTEAVRRGSYVLTVDAASDDEAERAADIIDEFDPVDIDEREASWRESGWQGSQAAGTALRGGNEGSRIPIIEEQMTVGKRELQRGGIRVHTRVTETPVEETVNLREEHATVKRRPVDRAATDSDKAFKDQSFEVRGTAEEAVVGKTSRVVEEVVIGKESSTRDQTVKGNVRKTDVDVEQLGQGSGNGSSKSGRYGGPERRMNSGASYRGEERRAA
- a CDS encoding PRC-barrel domain-containing protein; translation: MSLVAYAVMAHGGFLGLGEKLIPIPWNRLRRTADGEVFVIDVDEKTLDKIAGFDKDNWPSKEAANGFWQKP
- a CDS encoding transporter, coding for MSLKKLLIGELIGALCTVLAFSPAIAAVRAPLGFFGIEPEPLTDEIDTARPSFSTSPVPLAAGHLQIESGVQLSKIDSDDEDVTLPFALLRAGLAKNLELQLGWDGYSDAGVGDRSFKGGTDTTVALKTQLTGQSGALPALGLLGQVSLPTGAGNKTSDSVDPSLGLLWTYDVANAGYFGTALVTSTTDDDDDRIGQSGIGAGIGVPLADRLRAYVEYFGIFTRHEAPEHNANAGVIYVFTHNMALDAVIGGGLNAAAPDFYVGAGASLRW
- a CDS encoding OmpA family protein, which gives rise to MRRISLLTVIGVAAATAPLISHSQAVYEPERYFDNRWYITPSVNMVIPDDERNADVGGAVGLAIGRPINPYLNFELRSLYEKLDGESGGPGDYHNWSFGADAQWFFLGREGVGKQDQLQPYFLLGGGGIRDDVPAEDKWSVYGNVGAGVVAPLGDWARLVLDARYRWDSNRGNIATGGNFDDFLVGLGLQIPLGPKPLVAEAPKPAPAAEPPPPEPAPEPEPAPPPPPPPAPKVTRFEIETDGTFQFDKAVLTAEGKKRIDDFVNTAQISGGTFNSIVIIGHTDPLGSEVYNKKLSLQRANAVRDYITSRGVSASDIRVEGRGESGLKITAAECKAKGQAKTRAALIKCFQPNRRVDVDVEAMRQE